The following is a genomic window from Desulfovibrio litoralis DSM 11393.
ATGCAGGAGAAGGCAATGATACTTTCAAGGGTATCATGTCTGGTGGAAGCATAAATCTGAATAAAGGGAATGACAAGGCTGAGGGTATATTCCAAGAGGCTTCGGTTGACGGTTCTGACGGAGATGACAACATTAACGCATGGTATAGCGAGATGAGTCATTTTTCTACAGGTGAAGGTAATGATGCCATAATGCTTGAAACAGGTAGTTTTAATACTGTTAACACAGGAAAAGGCTATAACTCTATTATTATGGGTGCAAATGAGCAACAAACCGGCGGAAGCAGTGATGCAGATATGATACACCGTGGAGTTATTTGGATGAACTCTATGGAAATGCAACCAATCGAAGCAGGAGAACAACACAACAACCATGTTAACGCAACAGAGGGAGAAAGTACTGTTGTCGTGCGTGATGGTAAATCAGAACATGTTGTGGTTAGCGGTTCAGCCGAGAACTTAGGTAATAAAGACAATTCAACAACTCAAGCTACAAGTAATGGATCAGAAAAAGCATCTGAAAATATCGATGAATTCTCTCCATATACAACACAGAGTGGGATAATTAACGCTATCGTAAAAGCAGAAGAACAGAATAAAACACAAGCTCAAAAAACTGAAGCAATCAGTGATGCTAAAGAAAAAACTGAGAATAAACAAGATGCCGTTCGCCCCACTGTAAAGCAATATAGCATTTTCAACTCAGGTGAAAAGCAAAATACAGGATTAGTCGCAACTACCGTAACAACAAGTAATGGAGAAAATTTAAGTTTTGATGGTATTGTGCGTCGTGCGGAGACTGAAAAGAAAGGAGACGATCTTGGCATGGTGAAAGTCATGCGTTATGCGAACGCTCAAGGATACTATGAATCTCAAATATATAAAATATTCTAGAAACTTCTTTTGTAAACAAATAAAGACCATTGCAAAACCAACTCATTTTACAGGAAAAATTGATATCCATTCTTCACAGGTTTATATGCTTTTGAAACTCCATGTAAAATAACTAGTCTGATCAGGGACAACATTAATATCTCTATCAATATCCCATAAGGTTGGCTGATAATTGAAACTGCGTGGGACTATGTCCCAACAAAACTGAAAAGGTAGTAGCCAAAAGCAAAACAGACACAAGAAACAACGAAATTCTTAACCTAAGCCTCTGGAGAAACAAAAAAAGTTTTATCTTCACGAACCCAACCGTGTCGATTTTTAACATCCTTTATTTTTAGCCACAAAAAATCGTCGTCATCAATTATCGCGTCAATTACGCTACAAGAACTATCTCTATTTATTATATATGCAACTTGAGATTTAGTGTCATGATTTTTATATACAGTAACAGGCGACTTTGCATATATACTGACTGGAGGCTGTGAACCCGATATATTGATAACTAGTTTTTCTTTTTTATTTTCAAATAAATGTACTTTTTCCAATGCAATTAATTTATTCCCTCCAGATTGTGTGTCGTACGTATCTCTAGAATACAAATTATACGTGTCTGAATGCAACGAGTATCTTTTTTTGTTTAAAAAATATTTCGTTATCCTAAGGATATTCCCTGTTTTGTCATAAAATTCTAAACTTTTTTCTTTTCTATTAAATCGAGGGGCTGAAAGCCATATTTGTTCATCGCTACCTATTTCAAGATCACTACGCATTCTTTTTATACTTGCAGTTTCAAATATATCATCAATACCATCATATCCATCTTCATCAATTAGGTAGTACCAAATATTCGCACCGTCAGATTTTTTTATGAAAAATTCTACCCTGCCATCAAAGGTCAAGTCCGCAGCAAGAACATCAGGAGCGCCGAACCCACAGCCTTTTTCCACATTTCCGTCCATCAACTCTCCCAGAAGAATGTTATTCTTGCCGTCAAATCTATAAAGAGAACATCCAACCCTAATAATGCTGATATTTTTATTAGCTATACTGATGTTATAGGCAGTATTTTCTTTTCCAAGAGTCAAGGGAACAAAATCATTTGCCACTGATATGTTGCACATATAAGCATAAAAGCAGATTAAAAAAAATGTTATTCGTTTCATAAAAAGAGCCTCAGTTATAAGATTTTTCCCATGCGTATATGGCTGAAATTACCAATAATACTTCTCAATAAATGTACTAATAAGTTCAGAATCTTGTTCCGTGAGTTTAACAGCAGTACAGTCATCGGCATCAAAAAACACACCTTTGGCAGCAAAAACCTCTGTTAATTCTGAATATAATACTATATCTAATAAATCAGAGTTTTCCCCTGTTCCTTCAAGCATTTTCATCTTGAAATTCTTTTTAAACCGCCCCGTACAAACTAATTTAGACACAGTCATCCCATATTCTTTATCAGAAAAATACTCTTTATACCAAGAACGTTCTTGATTATACTTATCACCCCAATCACGCCCTTGAACATGCAAATAAACATCTTTACCAACATATTGATTGTTATTAACATTTTCATTGCTAATCACCAACATATCCGGACACTCACCACATGCCCATCGAGGATACCACAGCGAAACAGTATCTTGCTCCGAAACATAATACGGATACTGCATCAAGAGTTTATAAAATAAAACAGGTGCAAAAATCAGAAATATTACGATAAAAAGTTTTCGTTTCATAAAAAGAGCCTTTTTTTAGTGCCATTATTCTTTTGCACCTAACTGGATTAATTCATTCACTGCGTTAATATTTTTATTTTTTTTGGCAAAAGCTAAAGCACTCACTCCATCTTCGTCTTTTGCATTTATATCAGCACCCTCTTTTACTAATGCCCTAATAATTTCAGGATTTTTATTTTGCCAAGCGGCAGCCATCAAAGCTGTTTTTTCATATTTCGTTCTTGCGTTAACTTCCGCCCCCGCTTTGATTAATGCGTTTATCACAACAGGGTCATTACTCTTGGCGGCAGCTTTCATTAAAACAGTCTCACTCTGTTTATTTTTATAATTTACCTCAGCTCCTGCCTTGATAAATTCAAGTGCAATCGCAGGTTTAGGATTCTCCACGGCAAAAACTAAAGGGACGCCATAGCCGTTATTTTGATTAATTTCAGCCCCTGCTTTAATTAATTCAGCGATAATTTTCGGATTTTCATTTTTCATTGCCGCAAAAGTCAGGGCTGTATTCCCCATTTTATCTTTTGCATTCACATCAACCCCGGCTTTAATAATTTCAGCAATAAATTCCGCATCTTTGCTATAATATACCGCACACATTAGAACGGTTTCATTATCTATCGCTTTTAAATTTATATCAGTCCCTAATTTAATAACTGCCTTAAATTCTTCTATTTTGTTCTCTTTAATCAGCTCAAACAACTCTTCAACCGTCGCACTATAAGCAGGCAAACAAAGACACTGTAAAAACAAAAAAACACAAGTTAAAACCATTAGTTTACGCATAAAAATATCCTCAAAAAAAAACTCCAACACCTACAAAGATGCTGGAGTTTATTTATTATAACAAATACTTAGTCCTTTCTTTTATCAACAACTCTGATCGCTTTACCTTCGCTTTTGGGCAATGAATTTGCCTCAACCAAGTCAACTTTAGGCGTAAATAAAAGTTCGTCTTTTAAACGCTCCGCTATGTTGCGTTGTAATTGATGCAGGACGCGCATATCTTCTTTCTTTTCTTCTTCAAAGAACGCAGGATTGATTTCAACTTTAACTTGAAGCTGATCTATACTGCCTTCTTTAATAAGTTCAAGCACATAGTTTTGTCCAACTTGAGGGAAAGACAATAAAACCTGCTCCACCTGCATAGGATAAAAGTTACAACCTTTGATAATAAGCATATCGTCAGAACGCCCTAAAATTCTATCAATACGGCGATGTTCTCGCCCACAAACACAAGAACCATTAATAAAACGACTCAAATCACGAGTTCTATAACGTAAAATCGGCATACCCTTACGGCATAAAGTAGTAAAAACCAACTCTCCGATTTCGCCATCTTTAACGGGTTCTAAGGTTTTAGGATCAATGATTTCAACAATATAAGCATCTTCCCAAACATGCAGACCATTTTGTGCAATACATTCAAATGCAACGCCAGGCCCGTTCATTTCAGACAAGCCATAAGAGTTAAAGGCTCTTAAACCCAATAAATGTTCTATACGCTGGCGAGCTTCTTCCGTATGCGGTTCTGCTCCGATTAAAGCGATTTTAGCGGGTAATTCCCTAGGGTCAAAACCGTCTTCTTTTAATTTTTCGCCAATATGTAAGGCATAAGAAGGTAAAATATGTACGGCTTTAACTTTAAAATCTTGGATAAATTTTAGTTGGCGACGAGTGTTACCCGCTCCGGCAGGAATAGTCATACAACCGAGCCTTTCCGCCCCATAGTGAATCCCGAGTCCACCGGTAAACAAACCGTAGCCTGCCATATTTTGAAAGCTGTCTTCTCTGCGAATTCCGACCATATACATACAACGAGCCATTAAATCAGCCCAAGAATTAATATCATCTTGAGTATGACAAATAACAGTCGGCGTTCCCGTTGTTCCGCTTGAAGCATGAAGACGCACGATTTCAGAGCGTGGAGTAGCTAAAAAAGCATCAGGATAACCGGCACGCAGATCATCTTTAGTTGTGAAGGGAATTTTTTTTAAATCATCTAAGCTTTTTATAGTCGAAGCATTAATTTTAGCTTCTTTTAGTTTTTTTGCATAATAAGGTGCTTTTAAAGCTTGTTCAACTGTATTTTGCAAGCGTACTAATTGTGCTTTGTTGATTTCGTCTCGTGTCCATTTTTCTTCTTCATGCAAACAATCCATAACCTACTCCGCTATTTTTTATTATTTTCAACTTATAAATCGCTAAAAGCCTTTAAAAGAGATAACAAGTTTTAGAAAAATACACTAGCGAGAAATTGAGGTTTTTAGATTTTTCTTTTGTTATCAAGTTATAAAAAATGCTAAACTCATTTTAAAACAAGCTTAGCATTTTACATATTATTTCAAGATATTAACGAATAAAATTCATATAAACTTTATCTTCACGAGCCGGAGGAGTAACCACGCCCTTTCCGTTTTCGACAAGTTTTAAAAGCCACGCCATGTTTTTTCCTAACATACGCATAACTTGCATACCTTCGAGGTCTTGTTCTACTTCGCCGGGGTTCATGCCGTATGTTAAAGTCCAATAGTTAGAATTTGGCATAAGCATTTCGTTATATTGTAGATATTTGTTGAGCTGATCAACAACATGAATACCGCCCGCACGACGCACAGCAGCCACAGAAGCCCCGACCTTGTGTCTTAATAAACCGCCATTAACAGCGGAGACATAAAACACACGGTCTAAAAAGCCTTTCATATTTCCGCTCATGTTCGCAAAATGCACGGGCGAACCTAAAACTATGCCGTCCGCTTCGGCTAATAAAGGAATACTGCTATTCACAATATCAGTATCAATCGCACATTTCATGTTTTGTTTTTTTCTACAAGTTCCGCAGTGAATACAGCCACTAACAGGCTTTGTCCCGATTTGTAACATTTCGGTTTGAATGCCGGCGGCGTTAAGCTCCGCTCCAACTGTATTTAAGGCTAAAGCGGTATTGCCTTTTGATCTTGGGCTACCGTTAATTAATAATACTTTCATGTGGTTATCCTTTTATATTTGGGGTTTGGTTAAAGTTTTTGTTATTTTGTAGGGTTTATGGTGGATTTTAAACTACTAGCCATACTAGCCATAGTCGCCATTGTTTTTAACATTTCTTGTTGTATTGCCAAAATATCATTAGAATTTTTACTGTTGATATAACCATTATCTGGGAGTTGTAACATGGAGTCAGTCATTTTTAGAATTAAGTTTTGGCGTAAATCACTTTTATCATCAATATTTTTCATGATTTCAATACAATTTGCAAGTGCTGTTGCTAAACGATAATAATTTTCTTGGATATTTCTACCAACTTTATACATTTTTCCACACCAAAGCATAGCAGAAATAAGCAGAAAGAAAAATAACATACGTGGAGCAATAAAGATAAGAAAAGAAAAAATATCAAAACTATCTTTGGGTACAGATGGAGAATTCAAACCAGGAGCTATTCCATCAAGTGCTTTTTTTATATAATCAACAATACTGATATTAGGTGAAATTATTGTAAATAATATCACAATAGTCATTAAAAACAACACAACCGCTGTTCGCAACCACCATTTATTAGGCACATCAAACTTTTCAGCTAGTTCATCAAAATTACTAGCATATACAATATTAATAACTCTTTTTTCAGCAGTATTTATGACTTTTGAAACTTTTTCTTCACCAGTGTTGATAGCTTTCGAAATTCTTGTTTCAAATCCTTTAACTTGTTGTTCCATTTTAAAGATTTGAAGTTCCTTGCCATATAAATAAAGTAAAGAATTTAATGTATTTTGTTCTTCTAAGGTTAAATTGTCTTGAGACAAAATTTTATCAAGAAAAAATTTTATACTCTGTCGTTGTTTCTCTAAATTTGATGTAGCTTTTTCAAAATCACTTAGCTCAGTATTGATATTAAAAAGAGAAAAATCACCTGACATTATCCAAGGATAAAGAACCTTGATTTCTTTACCGTTCACTTGATAGTCTTGAATATGCTGATTCTTCAACATAGACCACAACGGAACAAGCGTTCGGAATAATTCCTTAGACTTAATTAATAATTCTAAATGTGCAAGGATATTCTTAATATAAGGATGATTATCAAAACAACTGTTTATAGATGAAGTTGCGTTTTGAATATTATCAACAATAATTTTTAGTTCATCACTAGAAAATATTAAATCATCATCTAGAAGGCTAGATTTATTATTAATCGCATTTTCTACAAGAGAAATAAGACTCCAATCCGAAGTACCAAAGTAAAAAACAATATATTCACTAATAACAGAATATACACTATCCACTATCGCCAATTTAGATTTAGGGTTATTTTTTTCTCTTTTTATTTTTTTTATCGCCTCATAAAACCCCTCCAAAGCGGTAATAAAAGTTCTATTACCGCTCGGAGTTCCATTATTATCATCTGGTGTTTGCGTCATAATCAATGCCTTTTATTATAAGACCTTATTTATCAGACCAAAAAACTACTTGCCTTTAACTAAGTCCAAGACCCAAATTTTACCACCGTTTGGTTCAAAGGCTATCCCCGCACTATCAAAAGACGGCGACATGATTTTTTCACAATTAAACGGATTATTTATCCAAGTATTAAAGGTGGCTTGAGCGTTAAACTGCCCTTTTGCCAATAATTCTTCTATTTTTGTCCATCTAAAACCTTCGGCACTAATTCTCGCATCAGCCCCAACACCATCAGGGCTACGCTCGCCAAAAAAGTTGTTTTGTGCCATGTTTTGTACGTGTTTTATAGCCGCATTCGTTAAAGCGGAATTCGGTCTTAAAGCAGGCACGGCAGGCATTTGTTTTGAGCCACACTGTCTTGGTTTAGAACGTGCATCATTAAGCAAATCAAGCAATAACAAGGGTTCTCCGCTTAACGCAACATAACGACTAGCAGCTTGTGGCACTGGAACTGGCGTAACAACCTGATTATTCACAGGGGTATTCACAGATTTATTTACTGGCTGATTTACTTGATTATTTATAGGAACTACCACACCCGAACTACCAACGATTTGAACAGGCACTGTATTAGCGTTAGTTTGCACAGTACCCGCCATGTTTCCAACCAACTTATTAGCATCATTCGCCGTATTCACCGGCAAATTATTCGAATTAACTTGAGAAGACGGCATTGTTCCCAAGACTACCTGTTTTCCATCAGGACCTTGATAAACCACCGTTGTTTCTTGACCCGCAATATTTCCGCTCCCCTTCGCCTGCTCCATTGTCTTCGCTATTGGAGGCGTTTGGAGATTTTGAGCAGTTTGCACAGGTTCGGGTTCCGTTAAAGGAACAGACTTAATATTAGAACCCGCATAAGGCTTAACCGGCACAATCGGCGGAGCTTGTTCCGTTTTGTTTTGTTGCATCATCTGCCAGCGGTCTGTATCTTTTATATCAACAGGCACATCATCACCGGGTCTGGACGCAGCATGCACATCAGCCAAAACAACAACTATGCGGTCGCCATTGTCAAATACGCCAATGTTGTTAAAATTTCCCATTAAACTATTGCAATCTTGAGCTTTTATTGCCTCAAAAGCCTGCTTGGGCGGAAGTT
Proteins encoded in this region:
- a CDS encoding flavodoxin family protein, coding for MKVLLINGSPRSKGNTALALNTVGAELNAAGIQTEMLQIGTKPVSGCIHCGTCRKKQNMKCAIDTDIVNSSIPLLAEADGIVLGSPVHFANMSGNMKGFLDRVFYVSAVNGGLLRHKVGASVAAVRRAGGIHVVDQLNKYLQYNEMLMPNSNYWTLTYGMNPGEVEQDLEGMQVMRMLGKNMAWLLKLVENGKGVVTPPAREDKVYMNFIR
- a CDS encoding CAP domain-containing protein, which encodes MKLLKSKLKSLFFVTKLGFVLLLSCVFLPNIVLAQFADDSTVIAYMIEMYRKGGVGCDGSKHNNLSPLTISEPLKKAAEQTISGKDLKVAISEQGLTSVTTMLYTIPKLPPKQAFEAIKAQDCNSLMGNFNNIGVFDNGDRIVVVLADVHAASRPGDDVPVDIKDTDRWQMMQQNKTEQAPPIVPVKPYAGSNIKSVPLTEPEPVQTAQNLQTPPIAKTMEQAKGSGNIAGQETTVVYQGPDGKQVVLGTMPSSQVNSNNLPVNTANDANKLVGNMAGTVQTNANTVPVQIVGSSGVVVPINNQVNQPVNKSVNTPVNNQVVTPVPVPQAASRYVALSGEPLLLLDLLNDARSKPRQCGSKQMPAVPALRPNSALTNAAIKHVQNMAQNNFFGERSPDGVGADARISAEGFRWTKIEELLAKGQFNAQATFNTWINNPFNCEKIMSPSFDSAGIAFEPNGGKIWVLDLVKGK
- a CDS encoding ankyrin repeat domain-containing protein, whose protein sequence is MRKLMVLTCVFLFLQCLCLPAYSATVEELFELIKENKIEEFKAVIKLGTDINLKAIDNETVLMCAVYYSKDAEFIAEIIKAGVDVNAKDKMGNTALTFAAMKNENPKIIAELIKAGAEINQNNGYGVPLVFAVENPKPAIALEFIKAGAEVNYKNKQSETVLMKAAAKSNDPVVINALIKAGAEVNARTKYEKTALMAAAWQNKNPEIIRALVKEGADINAKDEDGVSALAFAKKNKNINAVNELIQLGAKE
- a CDS encoding phenylacetate--CoA ligase family protein, whose product is MDCLHEEEKWTRDEINKAQLVRLQNTVEQALKAPYYAKKLKEAKINASTIKSLDDLKKIPFTTKDDLRAGYPDAFLATPRSEIVRLHASSGTTGTPTVICHTQDDINSWADLMARCMYMVGIRREDSFQNMAGYGLFTGGLGIHYGAERLGCMTIPAGAGNTRRQLKFIQDFKVKAVHILPSYALHIGEKLKEDGFDPRELPAKIALIGAEPHTEEARQRIEHLLGLRAFNSYGLSEMNGPGVAFECIAQNGLHVWEDAYIVEIIDPKTLEPVKDGEIGELVFTTLCRKGMPILRYRTRDLSRFINGSCVCGREHRRIDRILGRSDDMLIIKGCNFYPMQVEQVLLSFPQVGQNYVLELIKEGSIDQLQVKVEINPAFFEEEKKEDMRVLHQLQRNIAERLKDELLFTPKVDLVEANSLPKSEGKAIRVVDKRKD